From Mytilus edulis chromosome 8, xbMytEdul2.2, whole genome shotgun sequence, one genomic window encodes:
- the LOC139484245 gene encoding uncharacterized protein: MFRILKAEFCFAGGGNYADAGSAAEYVCLPPDPNYVKTSGGDNGRMYREEFDSNFFASNSDDEDVPCALCRTDRATSVIMIPGKNTCYSGWNVKYHGHLASGYHAHHVASTYVCVDTNPEYIMGGVDQRYGKLFYEVVTKCRSLKCPPYINNYPLTCVVCSK; encoded by the exons ATGTTCCGTATCCTAAAAGctgaatttt GCTTTGCAGGTGGTGGCAATTATGCCGATGCAGGATCAGCTGCTGAATACGTATGTTTGCCACCAGATCCAAATTATGTAAAGACCAGTGGGGGTGACAACGGTCGTATGTACCGTGAAGAATTTGATTCCAACTTTTTTGCTTCTAATTCTGATGACGAGGACGTTCCCTGTGCTCTCTGTAGAACTGATCGTGCCACATCTGTTATAATGATTCCTGGTAAGAATACATGTTACAGTGGCTGGAATGTGAAATACCATGGACACTTGGCATCGGGATATCATGCTCATCATGTTGCTTCTACCTACGTTTGCGTTGACACGAACCCAGAATACATTATGGGAGGCGTGGACCAACGTTACGGTAAACTTTTCTATGAAGTTGTTACCAAATGCAGATCTTTGAAATGTCCACCTTATATAAACAATTATCCATTGACATGTGTAGTCTGTTCtaagtaa